One window of the Paenibacillus beijingensis genome contains the following:
- a CDS encoding SGNH/GDSL hydrolase family protein translates to MDKGESNKISSAAETIALVWHSPKELPFHIAGLAWFKQESVYRRLPLTPNFSIPPAVDDLANCTAGGQIRFQTNSSRLSVKVRLTGKANMNHMPATGQCGFDCYIGMPGKQMYYSTTKYDHTKQEYEFSMFEKLIVGVQNITLYFPLYQGVEEVLIGIDPDADIISPPPYQRNQRIIFYGTSITQGGCASRPGMAYTNILSRKINAEFINLGFSGSGKGEAEMAHIVSEIPNPALLVLDYEANSVSPELLQMTLPGFILIYRNKHPDVPIVVLSQIRFGQELFDRELLELRLQRKRIQMETVNAFREKGDKRIFFHDGEHLLGAADFNECTVDGIHPTDLGFNRMAEQLAPILKPYILGSD, encoded by the coding sequence ATGGATAAGGGTGAATCGAACAAAATTTCCTCTGCAGCCGAAACGATCGCACTGGTTTGGCATTCCCCGAAGGAGCTGCCGTTTCATATTGCCGGATTAGCATGGTTTAAACAAGAGAGTGTATACAGGAGATTACCGTTAACTCCTAATTTTTCGATTCCACCGGCTGTTGATGACCTTGCCAATTGCACGGCTGGAGGTCAAATCCGCTTTCAAACGAATTCGAGCCGATTATCGGTTAAGGTGCGTTTGACCGGAAAGGCGAATATGAACCATATGCCGGCTACGGGACAGTGCGGCTTCGACTGCTATATCGGAATGCCGGGTAAGCAGATGTACTACAGCACGACTAAGTACGACCATACGAAACAAGAATACGAATTTTCAATGTTTGAAAAGCTTATTGTGGGTGTTCAAAATATTACTTTGTACTTCCCGCTTTACCAAGGAGTTGAAGAAGTGCTGATCGGAATTGATCCGGATGCTGACATTATATCGCCTCCGCCGTATCAACGTAACCAACGGATTATATTCTACGGCACTTCGATTACTCAGGGAGGATGCGCTTCAAGACCGGGAATGGCTTATACTAACATTTTAAGCCGAAAGATTAACGCTGAATTTATTAATTTAGGTTTTTCCGGAAGCGGTAAAGGCGAAGCGGAAATGGCACACATTGTGAGTGAAATCCCGAATCCGGCGCTTCTTGTTCTTGACTATGAAGCAAACTCAGTGAGCCCCGAATTGCTCCAAATGACCTTGCCGGGATTCATTCTAATTTACCGCAACAAACATCCTGATGTGCCAATTGTCGTCCTTTCCCAAATCCGATTTGGGCAGGAGTTGTTCGATCGTGAATTGCTCGAACTGCGGCTTCAAAGAAAAAGGATTCAGATGGAAACCGTGAATGCCTTCCGTGAGAAGGGAGATAAAAGAATTTTTTTTCACGATGGCGAACATTTGCTTGGAGCTGCTGATTTTAACGAGTGCACGGTTGACGGCATTCATCCTACCGATTTGGGTTTCAATCGGATGGCCGAACAGCTGGCACCGATACTGAAACCTTATATTCTCGGATCAGATTAA
- a CDS encoding helix-turn-helix transcriptional regulator: protein MAKESFDKEIQFLRMLVLTSGAFSRQQFAERLGISVHTFDKTIRRLKEVVNSMHQHLQQEQSKEFSETLRFSYYDSTDPLLLFLFRAKSVKESESQRMSLLLGAMNEQALTAMELLDLCCSSLSSDLALPDEKTIRSDLKYLEAVGVIRREPGPRPYRYRIHNDLVRSLSDEELMDLYDFVDVMANTQVPSVQGYLLRDGLKKHLLRNQVEQHAVEPFLYKYHYYSRILDEAHLFTLLHAIRHRRKVRFLYFSPKSEKSYASKNTNPLFERDTEGKAEKTLPLKIVYDHQYGRWYLLSYGREGIRKYRLEGMTQIEEDEPAAEDWFEEKQSELADKIRYSWLIDTGRPVTVRARFYNPEGSEPNFVKDRVMLQGQWGQIVSEDHYSFIYEITVNGTTEIKPWLRSFGSSCEILEPIRLRQEMIAEWKEIQSYYESV from the coding sequence ATGGCCAAGGAAAGCTTTGATAAAGAAATCCAGTTCCTGCGCATGCTCGTGCTGACAAGCGGCGCATTTAGCAGACAGCAGTTCGCAGAGCGATTGGGCATTTCCGTCCACACCTTTGACAAAACGATCCGGCGGCTCAAAGAAGTCGTAAACTCCATGCACCAGCATTTACAGCAGGAACAGAGCAAGGAATTTTCCGAGACCCTTCGGTTCAGCTATTATGACTCCACCGATCCTCTGCTGCTGTTTCTGTTTCGAGCCAAATCCGTAAAAGAATCCGAAAGTCAAAGAATGTCGCTGCTGCTCGGGGCGATGAACGAGCAGGCTTTGACGGCAATGGAGCTGTTGGATCTGTGCTGCAGCAGTCTGTCATCCGACCTTGCGCTGCCGGACGAGAAGACGATCCGGTCGGACCTTAAGTACTTGGAAGCGGTTGGCGTCATCAGGAGGGAACCAGGACCTCGCCCCTACCGGTATCGCATTCATAACGACTTGGTCCGGAGCTTATCCGATGAGGAACTTATGGATTTATATGATTTTGTGGATGTGATGGCGAACACACAGGTGCCTTCCGTTCAAGGCTATCTGCTGCGCGATGGACTCAAGAAGCATCTTTTGCGCAATCAAGTCGAGCAGCACGCCGTCGAGCCCTTTTTATATAAGTATCACTATTACTCGCGGATTTTGGATGAGGCGCACCTGTTCACGCTGCTTCATGCCATCCGTCACCGCCGCAAGGTCCGTTTTCTCTACTTTTCTCCGAAGTCCGAAAAAAGCTACGCCTCCAAAAACACCAATCCCTTATTTGAACGGGATACGGAGGGCAAAGCCGAAAAAACGCTTCCGCTGAAGATTGTCTACGATCATCAATATGGACGATGGTATTTGCTTTCTTACGGCAGAGAAGGAATCCGAAAATACCGCCTGGAAGGAATGACGCAAATCGAAGAAGATGAGCCTGCAGCGGAGGATTGGTTTGAGGAAAAGCAGAGCGAGCTTGCGGACAAAATACGTTACAGCTGGCTGATCGATACAGGCCGGCCGGTGACGGTGCGCGCACGATTTTACAATCCGGAGGGTTCCGAGCCCAACTTCGTGAAAGACCGGGTCATGCTGCAGGGACAATGGGGACAGATTGTGTCTGAAGATCATTATTCTTTTATCTATGAAATCACCGTAAACGGGACGACCGAGATCAAGCCGTGGTTGCGGAGTTTCGGTTCCAGCTGCGAGATTCTGGAGCCCATTCGGCTCCGCCAGGAAATGATTGCCGAATGGAAGGAGATTCAGTCCTACTATGAATCTGTTTGA
- a CDS encoding DUF3934 family protein, producing the protein MAKSKGKGGTGRGTDKKGWNRWQASANRKRSAPKPYKSKGTKNQDGAEASGNPKGDKSDKQGT; encoded by the coding sequence TTGGCTAAATCTAAGGGTAAAGGCGGAACAGGCAGGGGAACAGATAAAAAGGGCTGGAACCGATGGCAAGCAAGTGCTAACAGAAAAAGAAGCGCGCCTAAACCTTATAAAAGCAAAGGCACGAAAAATCAGGATGGAGCCGAAGCTTCCGGTAATCCTAAAGGCGACAAATCAGACAAGCAGGGCACCTGA
- a CDS encoding slipin family protein, translating to MFKKVTIQADQRGLLFHKGSYVKKLIPGTYHYLLWSQTTVVVLNIANPFVVEGKDLQLFLHDEDLVRELDIMRVQDHEYVLHYEDGQFVQLLKPGVYAYWNILKKHTFLHSDIRKPELPAEVDRSIIPKLTAHVQSCEIASYESGFLFFDHVLQRELSPGKYYFWKGPVSVMIKSIDLRQQQMDLIGQEIMTEDKVTLRLNFVCQYKIVKPLRALEMKSFDEQIHIQLQLMLREYVGTLKLDDLLKRKEDVASFILSRLREEGDEFGVQFLSAGVKDVILPGEMKDILNTVLLAEKKAQANLITRREETASTRSLLNTAKLMDENQTLFRLKELEFLEKICEKIGSISLTGGGDLLERLSSLIGEKKEASK from the coding sequence ATGTTTAAAAAAGTAACCATTCAAGCTGACCAGCGCGGTTTACTCTTTCATAAAGGAAGTTATGTGAAAAAGCTTATTCCGGGGACCTATCACTATTTATTGTGGTCACAAACCACAGTTGTCGTGTTGAATATCGCGAATCCGTTCGTTGTAGAGGGCAAAGATTTGCAGTTGTTCCTTCATGATGAAGACCTTGTGCGAGAGCTCGATATCATGCGAGTACAAGACCATGAATACGTACTGCATTATGAGGACGGTCAATTCGTACAACTGCTTAAGCCTGGTGTCTACGCCTACTGGAACATACTCAAAAAACATACCTTTTTACATTCGGATATCAGAAAACCTGAATTGCCTGCCGAGGTAGACCGTTCGATTATACCGAAGCTTACAGCCCATGTGCAGTCCTGTGAAATCGCGAGTTACGAATCCGGATTTTTATTTTTCGATCATGTTTTACAACGAGAGCTTTCTCCTGGAAAGTACTACTTCTGGAAGGGCCCCGTTTCGGTTATGATTAAGTCCATTGATTTAAGACAGCAGCAAATGGATCTCATCGGCCAAGAAATCATGACGGAAGACAAAGTCACGCTGCGGTTGAACTTCGTCTGCCAATACAAGATCGTAAAGCCATTACGTGCGTTAGAAATGAAATCGTTCGACGAGCAAATTCATATCCAGCTTCAGCTCATGCTTCGGGAATATGTCGGAACTCTTAAATTGGACGATCTTTTGAAACGAAAAGAGGACGTAGCGTCGTTCATCCTGTCCCGTTTACGTGAGGAGGGTGATGAATTCGGAGTACAGTTCCTGAGTGCGGGGGTTAAGGATGTCATTTTACCGGGGGAAATGAAAGATATTCTAAACACCGTCCTGCTTGCGGAGAAGAAGGCCCAGGCGAATCTAATCACTCGTCGGGAAGAAACGGCCTCGACCCGAAGTTTGCTTAATACCGCGAAGCTGATGGACGAGAATCAGACGTTATTCCGTCTGAAGGAGCTGGAATTCCTGGAGAAAATATGTGAGAAAATTGGATCCATCTCTTTAACGGGTGGCGGGGACCTGTTGGAGCGGTTGAGTTCTCTCATTGGTGAGAAAAAGGAAGCAAGCAAATAA
- a CDS encoding glycoside hydrolase family 10 protein, translating into MKKRNKALLILVGITLFFTGAVGQAGADSEGVPEIVLEDGKSLSVNAIDQERGQDQLAIYTRNYGETTPPFSEDTVEYIVADGVVVVKNQNGTKGTFIPTTGYVLSASGTSTAALGDLDVGDVLQTRNIEIPVLPSKYFTVNGITVGIDKVDASRGANEVILYQPSYGSSTGQNPWGMELTVVQDKVTRVTAITYDPGTGQYLNNDSPIPTDGYVLSIQAGSPFYNQLNGKVAVGDSVELVTNSLIYSAGKITYDAFNPKVKEDNPAGWDDAAGGPFPGFRGADQLIVYDRNYGTHTGTNPWGFEAVVNDKGFIISNGGNDSLIPEGGYVLSGHGVKNEWLTKNALVGAKVRFDHANKQVLIIFTPESYLDKADISIANAEKALQDSKSKFMDVPYEQIEQKIAAAKTLNERAKAELSGGVTNGLFELLNELDQYISDTYFMNFESRKVDNRGLWLRPKEKNIEQVREHLKRMKETNINSLYLESMWDGYTIFPIDNPYTKLNPIYEGFDVLKAYLEEGEKLGIEIHAWVENFAFGTGGPVVEKRPEWLMVNRKGNNFELDDYGTKWYWLNPALPEARDFVSSIYKELLTRYDVASLHLDYARYPGSGDYTNDFGYDTYTRGLFIKKAGVDPIDLHPGDDHWDEWLQFRADFINTWIERVVAESHVIRDGLQITAAVWPNYDEAPKTHAQETKYWVEHNLIDNLFHMSYVPDAVVVVQDLKNSLLLAQGKSFVTSGVGTFINLTKTELVRQINAAVMAGGDGSALFEFESLFGNGYDRELKLGVYRNEAVMPDYRTTLPLSVMVEDMVRKIDNIYVPFQGMSANDAKGLEQDLNSVLNVLKPHREYNHGIATAAKQKLESLQKDTSESMTIQAEVKNRLTFDLAFSVRLLDLYFAKEQRK; encoded by the coding sequence ATGAAAAAGAGGAACAAAGCCTTATTAATTCTGGTGGGAATAACACTTTTTTTTACGGGAGCGGTTGGACAGGCAGGTGCAGATTCGGAGGGAGTTCCGGAAATCGTTCTTGAAGACGGAAAGAGTTTATCCGTCAATGCGATCGATCAAGAACGTGGTCAGGATCAACTTGCAATCTACACACGAAACTATGGTGAAACGACGCCTCCGTTCAGTGAAGACACTGTGGAGTATATCGTGGCCGACGGCGTTGTAGTGGTCAAAAATCAGAATGGCACCAAAGGAACGTTCATTCCGACGACGGGATATGTTCTGTCTGCTTCCGGAACGTCTACCGCCGCGCTCGGGGATCTGGATGTCGGTGATGTGTTACAAACGCGGAACATTGAAATTCCGGTGCTTCCGTCCAAGTACTTTACCGTGAACGGAATTACTGTCGGCATCGATAAAGTAGACGCTTCCCGCGGAGCTAATGAAGTTATTCTTTACCAGCCTTCCTATGGTTCTTCGACTGGACAAAATCCGTGGGGGATGGAACTGACCGTCGTCCAAGACAAGGTCACGAGAGTAACAGCGATCACTTACGATCCTGGTACGGGACAATATTTGAATAACGACTCTCCCATACCAACCGATGGTTATGTTCTCTCGATTCAAGCCGGAAGTCCCTTCTACAATCAATTGAACGGAAAGGTTGCGGTTGGCGACTCGGTGGAGTTGGTTACGAACAGCCTGATCTATTCGGCAGGCAAAATCACTTACGACGCTTTTAATCCGAAGGTGAAAGAAGACAACCCAGCCGGCTGGGACGATGCCGCAGGCGGACCTTTTCCCGGCTTTCGGGGCGCGGACCAGTTGATCGTCTATGACCGCAACTACGGTACGCACACCGGAACGAACCCTTGGGGCTTCGAAGCGGTTGTGAACGACAAAGGCTTCATCATCTCAAACGGAGGCAACGACAGCCTTATTCCCGAAGGCGGCTATGTCCTGTCCGGTCACGGGGTGAAAAACGAATGGTTGACGAAAAACGCCTTGGTGGGCGCCAAAGTAAGGTTCGACCATGCGAATAAACAAGTGCTGATCATTTTCACACCGGAATCGTATTTGGACAAGGCCGATATCAGCATCGCGAATGCGGAAAAAGCGCTGCAAGATTCCAAGAGCAAGTTCATGGATGTTCCATACGAGCAAATCGAGCAGAAAATCGCAGCTGCCAAAACGCTCAATGAACGGGCGAAAGCGGAGCTCTCGGGCGGTGTAACGAACGGGTTATTCGAGCTGTTGAACGAATTGGATCAATATATATCGGATACCTATTTTATGAATTTCGAGTCACGCAAAGTCGACAATCGTGGCCTGTGGCTTCGTCCCAAAGAGAAGAACATAGAACAAGTGCGGGAACATCTGAAAAGAATGAAAGAGACGAACATCAATTCCCTTTATTTGGAATCGATGTGGGACGGTTACACGATATTCCCCATCGACAACCCTTATACCAAGTTAAATCCGATTTACGAAGGATTTGACGTGTTGAAGGCTTACCTTGAAGAAGGGGAGAAACTGGGCATCGAGATTCATGCTTGGGTGGAAAACTTCGCTTTCGGTACTGGCGGACCGGTCGTTGAGAAACGTCCCGAATGGCTCATGGTGAACAGAAAAGGGAATAATTTCGAACTGGATGACTATGGTACAAAATGGTACTGGTTAAATCCCGCTCTGCCGGAAGCCAGAGACTTTGTTTCGTCCATCTATAAGGAATTGTTGACCAGATACGATGTCGCTTCCCTGCATCTGGATTATGCCCGTTATCCGGGCTCCGGAGACTACACGAATGATTTCGGATACGATACCTATACACGCGGTTTGTTCATCAAGAAGGCCGGCGTGGATCCGATTGACCTGCATCCAGGAGACGATCATTGGGATGAGTGGCTTCAATTCCGGGCCGATTTCATTAATACGTGGATCGAGAGGGTAGTTGCCGAATCCCATGTGATCAGAGACGGTTTACAAATTACAGCGGCTGTATGGCCCAATTATGACGAAGCTCCAAAGACGCACGCCCAGGAAACCAAGTATTGGGTAGAGCATAATCTGATAGACAACCTGTTTCATATGTCCTATGTTCCGGACGCTGTCGTCGTCGTACAGGATTTGAAAAATTCACTCCTTCTTGCCCAAGGTAAATCGTTCGTGACGTCCGGTGTCGGTACCTTTATCAATTTGACAAAGACGGAGCTCGTACGTCAAATCAATGCAGCGGTAATGGCGGGAGGGGATGGATCCGCTTTGTTCGAATTCGAATCGCTGTTCGGCAACGGTTATGATCGTGAATTAAAACTCGGCGTTTACCGTAATGAGGCGGTGATGCCAGATTACCGGACGACACTTCCGCTGTCCGTGATGGTGGAAGATATGGTCCGCAAAATCGATAACATCTACGTTCCATTCCAGGGAATGAGCGCTAATGACGCGAAGGGGCTGGAGCAGGATCTGAATAGCGTTTTAAATGTCTTGAAGCCACATCGGGAATACAACCACGGCATCGCTACGGCCGCGAAGCAGAAGCTGGAGAGCCTTCAGAAAGACACCTCCGAATCGATGACGATTCAGGCGGAGGTGAAGAACCGATTGACGTTTGATTTGGCTTTTAGCGTCAGGTTGTTGGATCTATATTTCGCCAAGGAACAACGAAAATAA
- a CDS encoding nucleotidyltransferase domain-containing protein, whose translation MSDVRRQIIAELERIEKEENVRILYACESGSRAWGFPSKDSDYDVRFIYIRPEEWYLSIFEKRDVIERPISDMLDISGWDLRKALNLFRKSNPPLLEWLQSPIVYLENYSTAEQIRRISPYTFSPRSCMYHYLHMAKGNYREYLQGEQVKIKKYFYVLRPILACEWIEKHNAMPPIEFDRLVDDLVPEGSELKAIILDLLTRKKAGDEMDYEPKINPINEFLEERMAYYERTASGMHAADGGQDQLLDELFRSTLKDSTVKKKSFK comes from the coding sequence ATGTCCGATGTTAGACGACAAATCATAGCAGAGTTAGAACGAATCGAAAAGGAAGAAAATGTTCGGATTTTGTATGCTTGCGAATCGGGCAGCCGCGCATGGGGTTTCCCGTCAAAGGACAGCGACTACGACGTCAGATTTATCTATATTAGACCGGAAGAATGGTATTTATCGATTTTCGAGAAACGAGATGTGATCGAACGGCCGATCAGCGACATGCTGGACATCAGTGGCTGGGACTTAAGAAAAGCCTTGAACTTGTTCCGCAAATCGAATCCGCCGCTGCTGGAGTGGCTTCAGTCCCCGATTGTATATTTGGAGAACTATTCGACAGCAGAGCAAATCCGCCGCATTTCTCCATACACTTTCTCCCCAAGGTCATGCATGTATCACTATCTGCACATGGCGAAGGGGAACTATCGGGAGTACCTGCAGGGTGAACAAGTAAAAATCAAGAAATACTTCTATGTTCTGCGTCCAATCTTGGCATGTGAGTGGATCGAGAAGCACAACGCGATGCCTCCAATTGAATTTGATCGGCTTGTCGATGATTTGGTTCCGGAGGGAAGTGAGCTTAAGGCGATTATTCTCGATTTGCTAACCCGTAAAAAAGCAGGCGACGAAATGGATTACGAACCGAAGATCAATCCGATCAACGAATTTTTAGAGGAACGAATGGCCTACTACGAGCGAACAGCATCAGGTATGCACGCTGCTGACGGCGGCCAGGATCAGTTGCTTGACGAGTTGTTCCGATCGACGCTGAAGGATTCCACGGTCAAAAAGAAATCATTTAAATAA
- a CDS encoding WYL domain-containing protein, which translates to MNLFEKIFNHQIISRLEDSGTFMITSHERAWLKTMLEHPASADAFTPDTLDKLRAILEPDEVMDTSRHLIEKARSMEKQVYHPLLRPLRRHIMNKTGIRITYEIKGGRVNRDHSGFSYKLEYSMVKREWYLLWYHLRYQAFMSTRLKKIHAVTSETIKPSTADSIIKKTGRILESRKSEAVIEIVRKYNEELSRILYAFSSFEKDVEYDAENDSYRIRVCLLADEFEYLLSKLRFLGKRVRVVEGDYLKRRMLEASTKALERYGIIPGDEELSS; encoded by the coding sequence ATGAATCTGTTTGAGAAAATATTCAACCACCAGATCATCTCCCGCCTGGAGGATTCCGGCACCTTCATGATTACCTCGCATGAACGGGCGTGGCTGAAGACGATGCTGGAGCATCCCGCATCTGCTGACGCCTTTACTCCGGATACACTGGACAAACTGCGCGCAATCCTTGAGCCGGATGAGGTGATGGACACCTCCCGCCACTTGATTGAAAAAGCCCGCAGTATGGAAAAGCAGGTGTATCACCCGCTCCTGCGGCCTCTGCGCCGGCACATCATGAATAAGACTGGAATCCGTATCACTTACGAGATTAAGGGTGGCCGCGTTAACCGGGACCATTCGGGATTTTCGTACAAATTGGAATACTCGATGGTCAAGAGAGAATGGTATCTGCTCTGGTATCACCTCCGGTATCAGGCATTTATGAGCACGAGGCTCAAGAAAATACATGCTGTGACTTCAGAAACGATCAAACCGTCGACAGCAGATAGCATCATCAAGAAGACCGGCAGGATCCTGGAATCGCGTAAGAGTGAAGCGGTGATTGAAATCGTCCGCAAATATAACGAAGAGTTGTCTCGCATCCTGTATGCTTTCTCCAGCTTCGAAAAAGATGTGGAGTACGATGCGGAGAACGATTCCTATAGAATCAGGGTATGCCTTCTCGCGGACGAATTCGAGTATCTTCTCTCTAAGCTCCGTTTTCTGGGGAAACGAGTTCGCGTGGTGGAGGGCGATTATCTGAAAAGGCGGATGTTGGAAGCATCGACAAAGGCCTTGGAACGTTACGGGATCATTCCAGGCGATGAGGAATTGTCCTCATAA
- a CDS encoding Gfo/Idh/MocA family protein, with the protein MKKMKVAVIGCGTIANSAHIPAYMANPCAEIKYFCDIIKEKAQKAVKEYGCGEAIQDYHDILNDPEIEAVSICTPNHVHASIAIDFLSAGKNVLCEKPAARTYSEALEMQKVQHETGKVLNIGVVNRFNTGVNIIKKMIETGELGEIYHVYVSFRAQRSIPGLGGAFTTKSIAGGGVLIDWGVHLLDIVMYCSGDPQPKTVSGQTYSMLGRNMENYSYLNMWAGPPDYSGTYDVDDFVTAMIRTEGPSITLNGAWAQNIGIEEMYIDFLGDKAGIRLQYGADFKIYSAQNGALFETTPKFNMGNHFQTEIDSFIECIRSGEKLPSHIDTVVVTAKIIQAIYDSSDAGAEITLTSLEDK; encoded by the coding sequence ATGAAAAAAATGAAAGTTGCAGTAATCGGATGCGGCACTATAGCTAACAGTGCACACATCCCGGCATACATGGCCAACCCATGTGCGGAGATAAAATATTTTTGCGACATCATTAAAGAAAAGGCCCAAAAGGCTGTTAAGGAGTACGGATGCGGTGAAGCGATTCAAGATTATCATGACATCTTAAACGACCCTGAAATCGAAGCCGTGTCGATTTGCACACCAAATCATGTTCATGCATCAATCGCGATCGATTTTTTGAGTGCTGGCAAAAACGTATTATGCGAAAAACCGGCCGCAAGAACGTATTCCGAAGCGCTGGAAATGCAAAAGGTTCAGCACGAAACAGGGAAGGTACTGAATATCGGCGTTGTGAACCGCTTTAATACCGGTGTAAACATCATCAAGAAAATGATCGAAACCGGCGAGCTCGGCGAAATTTACCATGTATACGTAAGTTTCCGTGCGCAACGTTCTATTCCAGGGTTAGGAGGAGCATTCACTACGAAGTCAATCGCGGGCGGCGGCGTATTAATTGATTGGGGTGTTCATCTTCTTGATATCGTCATGTATTGTTCGGGCGATCCGCAACCCAAAACGGTCTCCGGACAGACATACAGCATGCTGGGACGGAATATGGAAAACTACTCATATTTGAATATGTGGGCAGGTCCTCCCGATTATTCCGGAACGTACGATGTTGATGACTTTGTAACGGCGATGATCAGAACCGAAGGACCGAGCATTACACTAAACGGCGCATGGGCTCAAAATATAGGCATCGAAGAGATGTATATCGATTTTTTGGGGGACAAGGCCGGAATAAGACTCCAATACGGAGCGGACTTCAAAATTTACAGCGCACAAAACGGCGCCTTGTTTGAAACCACTCCCAAGTTCAATATGGGAAATCATTTTCAAACCGAGATCGATAGCTTTATAGAGTGCATTAGATCAGGCGAAAAACTGCCGTCACACATTGATACGGTCGTTGTCACCGCGAAAATTATTCAGGCAATATATGATTCATCCGATGCAGGCGCAGAAATAACCCTAACAAGTCTGGAGGATAAATAA